One [Clostridium] saccharolyticum WM1 DNA segment encodes these proteins:
- the proS gene encoding proline--tRNA ligase, translating into MAKDKKLVEAITSMDVDFAQWYTDVVKKAELIDYSSVKGCMAIKPAGYAIWENIQSELDRRFKEVGVENVYMPMFIPESLLQKEKDHVEGFAPEVAWVTHGGLEPLQERLCVRPTSETLFCDFYSREIQSYRDLPKLYNQWCSVVRWEKTTRPFLRSREFLWQEGHTAHATAEEAEARTEQMLHLYADFCEEVLAMPVVRGQKTDKEKFAGAEATYTIEALMHDGKALQSGTSHNFGSGFAKAFEIQYSDKENKLQYVHQTSWGMTTRLIGAIIMVHGDDNGLVLPPRIAPTQVIVVPVQQQKEGVLEKAFELKQVLSNYKVKVDDSDKSPGWKFSESEMRGIPVRVEIGPRDILENQAVLVRRDTHEKITVSIDQLNAKVGELLDTIQKDMLERARAHRDAHTYEATDMDTFVKTVEEKPGFVKAMWCGCQECEDQIKEITGATSRCMPFKQEKLADACVCCGKPAVKMVYWGRAY; encoded by the coding sequence ATGGCTAAGGACAAGAAATTAGTAGAAGCGATCACATCCATGGATGTGGATTTCGCTCAGTGGTACACAGATGTAGTAAAGAAAGCGGAATTAATCGATTATTCCAGTGTAAAAGGCTGCATGGCCATTAAGCCGGCCGGTTATGCCATCTGGGAAAATATCCAGAGCGAGCTTGACAGAAGATTTAAAGAAGTAGGGGTGGAAAATGTCTACATGCCCATGTTTATTCCGGAGAGCCTCCTTCAAAAGGAAAAGGACCATGTAGAGGGATTTGCTCCTGAAGTGGCCTGGGTGACTCATGGAGGTTTGGAGCCGCTGCAGGAAAGACTTTGTGTCAGGCCTACCTCTGAAACCTTGTTCTGTGATTTTTATTCCAGAGAGATCCAGTCCTACCGGGATTTGCCAAAGCTTTATAACCAGTGGTGTTCCGTGGTGCGCTGGGAAAAAACCACCAGACCGTTTTTACGTTCCAGAGAGTTCTTATGGCAGGAAGGCCATACGGCTCATGCCACGGCGGAAGAAGCGGAGGCAAGGACAGAGCAGATGCTTCATTTATATGCGGATTTTTGTGAGGAAGTTCTTGCAATGCCTGTTGTCCGGGGCCAGAAAACCGATAAGGAGAAATTTGCAGGAGCAGAGGCGACCTATACCATTGAGGCTTTGATGCATGACGGCAAGGCTCTTCAGTCAGGAACCAGCCATAACTTTGGAAGCGGATTTGCTAAGGCCTTTGAGATCCAGTATTCCGATAAGGAAAACAAGCTTCAGTATGTCCACCAGACTTCCTGGGGAATGACCACCAGGCTCATAGGGGCCATTATCATGGTTCATGGCGATGACAACGGCCTTGTACTTCCTCCAAGAATCGCTCCCACCCAGGTGATCGTTGTTCCAGTCCAGCAGCAAAAGGAGGGCGTTCTTGAAAAGGCCTTTGAATTAAAGCAGGTTCTTTCCAATTATAAAGTAAAAGTTGACGATTCGGATAAGAGCCCTGGCTGGAAGTTCAGCGAATCAGAAATGCGGGGGATTCCGGTCCGTGTAGAGATCGGGCCCAGAGACATATTAGAAAATCAGGCGGTTTTGGTACGCCGTGACACCCATGAGAAGATCACTGTATCCATAGACCAGTTAAATGCCAAGGTAGGCGAGCTTTTGGATACCATTCAGAAGGATATGCTGGAACGGGCCAGAGCCCACCGGGATGCCCATACCTATGAGGCAACGGACATGGATACCTTTGTTAAGACCGTAGAGGAAAAGCCAGGCTTTGTAAAGGCCATGTGGTGCGGCTGCCAGGAATGCGAGGATCAGATCAAGGAGATCACCGGGGCTACGTCCCGCTGTATGCCCTTTAAGCAGGAGAAACTGGCCGATGCCTGTGTATGCTGCGGTAAGCCAGCAGTAAAAATGGTTTACTGGGGCAGGGCATATTAA
- a CDS encoding CCA tRNA nucleotidyltransferase, whose translation MKIQVPDAAKRIIEQLNTNGFEAYVVGGCVRDSLLGRMPEDWDITTSAKPEQVKEIFKRTVDTGIQHGTVTVLIDHEGYEVTTYRIDGEYEDGRHPKSVEFTGSLLEDLKRRDFTINAMAYSDREGLVDAFGGEMDLERRTIRCVGNSLDRFTEDALRILRAIRFSAQLDFTLEEDTRAAISLMAPNMGKVSKERIQVELTKLLLSGHPERIKAVYDNGIAPYISPHFKEAGRRLKETEKIGNLPLKKHMRWSGFLRQEEPQDAVRILKELKLDNDTIHQTKTLVSFWKMEIPADKPAIRHVMSGLSQELFEDLLCFQKVFCPNPYQAQLTVVEQFSEEILRAGDCIRLKDMAVTGRELMDAGMKPGPEMGAVLNRLFQIVLNRPECNNREYLMKSAEHFLEEQA comes from the coding sequence ATAAAGATTCAGGTTCCAGATGCGGCAAAGAGAATCATCGAACAACTGAATACCAACGGTTTTGAGGCATATGTGGTGGGAGGCTGTGTGAGAGACAGCCTCTTAGGCCGGATGCCGGAAGACTGGGATATCACCACCTCGGCAAAGCCGGAACAGGTTAAGGAAATCTTTAAAAGAACAGTGGATACAGGAATCCAGCACGGCACGGTTACCGTATTGATTGACCATGAAGGATATGAGGTCACCACTTACCGCATAGACGGGGAATATGAGGATGGACGCCATCCCAAATCTGTGGAATTTACCGGAAGCTTACTTGAGGATTTAAAACGCCGGGATTTTACCATCAATGCCATGGCTTACAGTGACCGGGAAGGGCTGGTAGATGCCTTTGGCGGGGAAATGGATCTTGAGCGCCGGACTATCCGCTGCGTTGGAAATTCTTTGGACCGGTTTACTGAGGACGCTTTAAGGATCTTAAGAGCCATTCGTTTTTCTGCCCAGCTTGACTTTACCCTGGAAGAGGATACCAGGGCGGCAATTTCCCTTATGGCTCCCAATATGGGAAAGGTCAGTAAGGAACGGATCCAGGTGGAGCTTACAAAGCTCCTCCTTTCCGGTCATCCGGAGAGGATCAAGGCCGTGTATGATAATGGAATAGCCCCATATATTTCCCCGCATTTTAAGGAAGCAGGAAGACGTCTTAAAGAAACCGAAAAAATCGGAAACCTGCCGCTTAAAAAACATATGCGCTGGTCCGGTTTTTTAAGGCAGGAAGAGCCTCAGGATGCGGTCCGTATCCTTAAGGAGCTGAAGCTGGACAATGATACCATTCATCAGACAAAAACTCTTGTCAGTTTTTGGAAAATGGAGATCCCGGCGGATAAGCCGGCCATCCGTCATGTCATGAGCGGATTATCCCAAGAACTTTTTGAGGATCTTCTGTGTTTTCAGAAAGTATTCTGTCCCAACCCTTATCAGGCCCAGTTAACGGTGGTAGAGCAATTTTCAGAGGAAATCTTAAGAGCAGGGGATTGTATCCGTTTAAAGGACATGGCCGTTACCGGAAGAGAACTGATGGATGCAGGCATGAAGCCGGGACCTGAAATGGGGGCAGTTTTAAACCGCTTATTCCAGATAGTTCTTAACCGGCCGGAATGCAATAACAGGGAATATCTGATGAAATCAGCAGAACATTTTTTAGAGGAACAGGCTTAA
- a CDS encoding protein kinase family protein encodes MNEKYTEVLSQYELEILDVKRGRGAWLCETNQGLKLLREYKGTLKRLEFEDQVFSQMKEVCHLNVDRYVRNKDGELLSSAEDGTRWIVKDWYADRECNLKDSKEVLCAIEQIASLHKMLRRIEFKEEWNLGSILVQQPAEEMERHNRELVRARTFIRNKRKKSEFELCVMGNYDIFFEQAMEACKGMAGFYENRENSEEYLCHGDLNQHHILMCFHDVAIVEFNRMHKGLQMEDLYHFMRKAMEKHDWNLKLGMAMLETYTKVLPLSDADRICLYYLFLYPEKYWKQINFYYNANKAWIPARNIEKLKDLEIQQPMRNLFLSRIKD; translated from the coding sequence GTGAACGAGAAATACACAGAGGTGCTTTCGCAGTATGAGCTTGAAATTCTTGATGTGAAACGCGGCCGGGGCGCCTGGCTGTGTGAAACGAATCAAGGGCTCAAACTGCTTCGGGAATATAAAGGAACCTTAAAGCGCCTGGAATTTGAGGATCAGGTATTTTCACAGATGAAAGAAGTCTGTCATTTAAACGTAGACCGCTACGTCAGGAATAAAGATGGTGAACTCCTCTCCAGTGCCGAGGATGGAACCCGGTGGATCGTCAAAGACTGGTATGCGGACCGGGAATGTAATTTGAAGGATAGCAAAGAGGTATTATGTGCCATCGAACAAATTGCTTCTTTACATAAAATGCTGCGGCGGATCGAGTTTAAAGAGGAATGGAATCTGGGATCCATTCTGGTACAGCAGCCGGCTGAGGAAATGGAACGGCACAACCGGGAGCTGGTGCGTGCGCGCACGTTCATCCGGAATAAACGGAAAAAGTCTGAGTTTGAACTGTGCGTAATGGGTAATTATGACATATTTTTCGAACAGGCCATGGAAGCCTGTAAAGGGATGGCAGGCTTTTACGAAAATAGAGAGAACAGTGAGGAGTATCTGTGCCACGGGGACTTAAACCAGCACCACATCCTCATGTGCTTTCATGATGTGGCCATCGTGGAATTCAACCGCATGCACAAGGGGCTGCAAATGGAGGATTTATACCACTTTATGAGGAAGGCCATGGAAAAACATGACTGGAATTTAAAGCTGGGAATGGCCATGCTGGAAACCTATACAAAGGTTCTTCCTCTTTCGGATGCAGATAGGATATGCCTTTACTATTTGTTCTTATATCCGGAAAAGTACTGGAAGCAGATCAATTTTTATTATAATGCCAACAAGGCCTGGATTCCCGCACGGAATATTGAAAAGCTTAAGGATTTAGAGATTCAGCAGCCCATGCGGAATCTTTTCCTGTCAAGAATCAAGGATTGA
- a CDS encoding phospho-sugar mutase, translated as MKDYRSIYEEWLLNPYFDEATKDELRSIADDENEIKERFYQDLEFGTAGLRGIIGAGTNRMNIYVVRKATQGLANYIKSQGGADKGVAIAYDSRHMSPEFAQEAALTLAANGIKAYKFESLRPTPELSFAVRELGCIAGINITASHNPPEYNGYKVYWEDGAQFTPPHDKGVTAEVLNITDISTVKTTTEEAAREKGMYEIIGADLDDKYIAHVKAQVVNQDAINQMQKDIKIVYTPLHGTGNLPARRALKEIGFTHVYVVPQQELPDGDFPTVSYPNPEAEEAFELGLALAKEKDADLVLATDPDADRLGVYVKDEKSGEYIPLTGNMSGSLLCEYVLSQKKERGAIPPDGQVVKSIVTTNLVDAVAKAYGCELIEVLTGFKYIGQQILKEEATGCGTYMFGLEESYGCLIGTYARDKDAISATVALCEAAAYYKTKGMTLWDAMTALYEKYGYYKDAVTSISLKGLEGQEKIKAIMEAMRKETPAEVGGYQVLSARDYKLDTVKDMGTGEVSPTGLPQSDVLYYELTEDGWLCVRPSGTEPKIKFYYGVKGASMADADERSAKLGDAVMAMVDKMM; from the coding sequence ATGAAAGATTACAGAAGTATATATGAGGAATGGCTATTAAATCCATATTTTGATGAGGCAACAAAGGATGAGCTTCGGAGTATAGCAGATGATGAAAACGAGATCAAAGAGCGTTTTTATCAGGATCTGGAATTTGGCACCGCCGGCTTAAGAGGCATCATTGGTGCCGGTACCAACCGGATGAATATTTATGTAGTCAGAAAAGCGACCCAGGGGCTTGCAAATTATATTAAAAGCCAGGGCGGAGCAGATAAAGGTGTAGCCATTGCGTATGATTCCAGGCATATGTCCCCGGAATTTGCACAGGAGGCAGCCCTTACACTGGCTGCGAATGGGATTAAGGCATATAAATTTGAATCTCTGCGTCCCACGCCGGAGCTTTCTTTTGCTGTAAGGGAATTAGGCTGTATTGCCGGGATTAATATTACGGCCAGCCATAATCCTCCGGAATACAACGGATACAAGGTATATTGGGAGGATGGTGCCCAGTTTACTCCGCCTCATGACAAAGGGGTAACTGCAGAAGTTTTAAATATCACAGATATTTCCACAGTAAAAACCACCACTGAGGAAGCTGCAAGGGAAAAAGGAATGTATGAAATCATCGGAGCTGATCTGGATGATAAATATATCGCACATGTAAAGGCTCAGGTTGTGAATCAGGATGCCATCAATCAGATGCAGAAGGATATTAAAATTGTCTATACTCCCCTCCATGGTACAGGAAATCTTCCTGCAAGAAGAGCGTTAAAGGAAATCGGATTTACTCACGTATATGTGGTACCGCAGCAGGAGCTGCCGGATGGCGACTTCCCAACAGTCAGCTATCCCAATCCCGAGGCTGAAGAGGCTTTTGAACTGGGCCTTGCTCTTGCAAAGGAAAAGGATGCGGACCTGGTTCTGGCAACGGACCCGGATGCGGACCGTCTTGGGGTGTATGTAAAGGATGAGAAATCCGGAGAATATATCCCCTTGACCGGTAACATGTCCGGTTCTCTTCTGTGTGAGTATGTGCTGAGTCAGAAAAAGGAAAGAGGAGCGATCCCCCCAGACGGACAGGTAGTCAAATCCATTGTTACCACCAATCTGGTGGATGCAGTGGCCAAAGCCTACGGCTGTGAGCTGATTGAGGTTTTAACCGGCTTTAAATACATTGGACAGCAGATCTTAAAGGAAGAAGCCACCGGCTGCGGAACCTATATGTTTGGCCTGGAGGAAAGCTACGGCTGTCTTATCGGAACCTATGCCCGTGATAAGGATGCCATCTCTGCAACCGTGGCTTTGTGCGAGGCTGCAGCCTATTATAAGACAAAGGGTATGACTCTGTGGGATGCCATGACTGCTCTCTATGAGAAATACGGGTATTATAAGGATGCGGTAACGTCCATAAGCTTAAAGGGCTTGGAAGGACAGGAAAAGATCAAGGCCATCATGGAAGCCATGAGAAAGGAAACTCCGGCGGAAGTTGGAGGTTATCAAGTCCTTTCTGCCAGAGACTACAAGCTTGATACAGTGAAGGATATGGGCACGGGAGAAGTGAGTCCTACGGGACTTCCCCAGTCTGACGTGCTTTACTATGAACTGACAGAGGATGGGTGGCTGTGTGTAAGGCCATCGGGAACGGAACCAAAGATCAAATTTTACTATGGTGTTAAGGGTGCTTCCATGGCGGATGCGGATGAAAGATCTGCAAAGCTGGGAGATGCGGTCATGGCTATGGTGGATAAGATGATGTAA
- a CDS encoding putative ABC transporter permease — protein MYLYTWYQWLLFFFIYCFIGWIIESTYVSVRSLHFVNRGFLRLPLLPLYGSGAIIMLWLSLPVQGNIFLVFLFGMAGASALEYATGYVMERLFKMKYWDYSNNPFNINGYICLGTSLAWGFLTLLLTEIIHRPLEWLVLRLNGTVCIVLVVVIGILFVTDAVHSTKEALDLGRILESMTKLKSELEEVQVQISLLKAETAQKMSDIKAETAQKVSDIKTETIQKAASLKDETIVKISSFKAETASALKESALAERLQSLTETKDKLTGRLTFYRKGILRRNPTASSRMFGEALRELKEYTKKYKKS, from the coding sequence ATGTATTTATATACTTGGTATCAATGGCTGCTGTTTTTTTTCATATACTGCTTTATCGGCTGGATCATAGAATCCACCTATGTTTCCGTAAGAAGCCTTCATTTTGTAAACCGGGGGTTTCTAAGACTTCCCCTTTTACCCTTGTACGGAAGCGGAGCCATAATCATGCTGTGGCTGTCCCTGCCTGTCCAGGGCAACATTTTCCTGGTATTTCTCTTTGGCATGGCTGGCGCCTCCGCCCTGGAATATGCCACCGGTTACGTTATGGAGCGCTTGTTTAAAATGAAATACTGGGATTACAGCAACAATCCATTTAATATAAACGGATATATCTGCCTTGGTACCTCTCTTGCATGGGGGTTCCTCACCCTGCTGCTGACGGAAATTATTCACCGCCCCCTGGAATGGCTTGTCCTTCGCCTGAACGGGACTGTATGCATCGTCCTGGTGGTGGTGATCGGGATTCTTTTTGTCACCGATGCTGTACACTCCACCAAGGAAGCTTTGGATCTTGGCAGAATCCTGGAATCTATGACAAAACTAAAGTCAGAGCTGGAGGAAGTACAGGTACAGATTTCCTTATTAAAAGCGGAAACTGCCCAAAAAATGTCTGACATAAAAGCAGAAACCGCCCAAAAGGTGTCAGACATAAAAACTGAAACCATTCAAAAGGCCGCCAGTTTAAAGGATGAAACCATAGTAAAAATCTCTTCCTTTAAGGCTGAAACAGCCAGCGCCTTAAAAGAATCGGCGTTGGCAGAGCGCCTTCAGTCTCTTACCGAAACGAAAGACAAGCTGACCGGACGTTTGACCTTTTACCGAAAAGGAATCCTGCGCAGAAACCCTACGGCTTCATCCCGGATGTTTGGGGAGGCTTTAAGGGAATTAAAGGAATATACCAAAAAGTATAAAAAATCATAG
- a CDS encoding ABC-F family ATP-binding cassette domain-containing protein yields MSILNVEHLTHGFGDRAIFQDVSFRLLKGEHIGMIGANGEGKSTFMNIITGTLQPDEGKVEWAKRVRVGYLDQHTVLEKGMTIRDVLKSAFAFLYQMEEQMNEICDHMGEADEETMTAMMEELGTIQDLLMAHDFYIIDSKVEEVARALGLTDMGLDKDVTELSGGQRTKILLGKLLLEKPDILLLDEPTNYLDEQHIEWLKRYLQEYENAFILISHDIPFLNSVVNIIYHMENQNLDRYVGDYEKFQEVYAVKRAQLEAAYKRQQQEIAELEDFVARNKARVSTRNMAMSRQKKLDKMEVIELSKDKPKPEFHFMEARTAGKYIFETTDMVIGYEEPLSRPLNLSMERGEKVVLVGANGIGKTTLLKSILGLVPSLEGNVELGDYLSIGYFEQEMAPGNTTTCIEEIWKEFPSYTQYQVRSALAKCGLTTKHIESQVRVLSGGEQAKVRLCKLLNRETNVLLLDEPTNHLDVEAKEELKRALKEYKGSILLICHEPEFYEGIATRVLDCREWALRLS; encoded by the coding sequence ATGAGTATATTAAACGTAGAACATCTGACCCATGGATTTGGGGACCGTGCGATCTTTCAGGATGTATCCTTCCGCCTTTTAAAGGGAGAGCACATCGGCATGATCGGAGCCAACGGGGAAGGTAAATCCACATTTATGAATATCATAACCGGAACATTGCAGCCGGATGAAGGAAAGGTGGAGTGGGCCAAACGGGTCCGCGTAGGTTATTTGGACCAGCATACCGTACTGGAAAAGGGGATGACGATCAGGGACGTATTAAAAAGCGCCTTTGCCTTCCTGTATCAGATGGAAGAGCAGATGAATGAGATCTGTGACCATATGGGAGAAGCCGATGAGGAAACTATGACCGCCATGATGGAGGAGCTGGGAACCATTCAGGATCTTCTTATGGCTCATGATTTTTACATTATTGATTCCAAGGTAGAGGAAGTGGCCAGAGCCTTGGGTTTAACCGACATGGGTTTGGATAAGGATGTAACGGAACTAAGCGGAGGTCAGAGGACTAAGATTCTTTTAGGCAAGCTTTTATTGGAAAAGCCGGATATCCTTCTTCTTGATGAGCCGACCAATTATCTGGATGAACAGCATATTGAGTGGCTGAAGCGTTATCTTCAGGAATATGAAAATGCGTTTATTCTGATTTCCCATGATATTCCTTTCTTAAACAGCGTGGTCAATATCATATACCACATGGAAAATCAGAATCTGGACCGTTATGTAGGGGACTATGAAAAGTTCCAAGAGGTATATGCGGTGAAAAGGGCGCAGCTGGAAGCGGCTTATAAGCGGCAGCAGCAGGAGATCGCGGAGCTGGAGGATTTTGTGGCCAGGAACAAGGCAAGAGTTTCCACCAGGAACATGGCCATGTCCAGGCAGAAGAAGCTGGATAAGATGGAGGTCATTGAGCTGTCAAAGGATAAGCCAAAGCCGGAATTTCATTTTATGGAAGCCCGAACAGCCGGAAAATACATTTTTGAAACCACGGATATGGTCATCGGCTATGAGGAACCTTTGTCAAGGCCTTTGAATCTTTCCATGGAGCGCGGCGAAAAGGTGGTTTTAGTAGGCGCAAACGGCATCGGCAAGACCACCCTTTTAAAGAGCATCCTGGGGCTTGTGCCATCCTTAGAGGGGAATGTGGAGCTTGGAGATTACCTTTCCATCGGATACTTTGAACAGGAGATGGCTCCTGGAAATACTACCACCTGCATTGAAGAGATCTGGAAGGAGTTTCCTTCCTATACCCAGTACCAGGTCCGTTCTGCTCTTGCCAAATGCGGACTGACCACCAAGCATATTGAAAGCCAGGTGCGGGTGCTCAGCGGAGGAGAACAGGCAAAGGTCCGTTTATGTAAGCTCCTTAACCGGGAAACCAATGTCCTGCTTCTGGACGAGCCTACCAACCATCTGGATGTGGAGGCAAAGGAAGAATTAAAGAGAGCCTTAAAGGAGTATAAGGGAAGCATTCTTTTGATTTGCCATGAACCTGAATTTTATGAGGGGATTGCCACCAGGGTGCTGGACTGCAGGGAATGGGCGCTCCGATTATCATAA
- the mreB gene encoding rod shape-determining protein has protein sequence MMMSNDIGIDLGTASILVYIKGKGVVLKEPSVVAIDRDTNKIKAIGEEARLMIGRTPGNIVAVRPLRQGVISDYTVTEKMLKYFINKAVGKKTLRKPRISVCIPSGATEVEKKAVEDATYQAGAREVSIIEEPVAAAIGAGIDISKACGNMIVDIGGGTSDIAVISLGGTVVSTSIKVAGDDFDEALVRYMRKKHNLLIGERTAEEIKINIGAAYRRPEVLTMEVRGRNLVTGLPKTIVVTSDETLDALKEPAMQIVDAVHNVLERTPPELAADIFDRGIVLTGGGSLLSGLDSLIEEKTGITTMIAEDPLTAVAIGTGKFIEFSHGGDNKTEF, from the coding sequence ATGATGATGTCCAATGATATTGGAATTGATTTAGGTACAGCAAGCATACTGGTCTATATTAAGGGAAAGGGAGTTGTATTAAAGGAGCCATCCGTTGTAGCCATCGACCGTGACACCAATAAAATCAAAGCCATTGGAGAGGAAGCCAGACTGATGATCGGCAGAACACCGGGCAACATTGTGGCAGTAAGGCCTCTTCGCCAGGGCGTTATTTCTGATTATACCGTAACGGAAAAAATGCTGAAGTATTTTATTAACAAGGCGGTTGGAAAGAAGACCTTAAGAAAGCCACGGATCAGTGTCTGCATTCCCAGCGGTGCGACTGAAGTGGAGAAAAAAGCGGTAGAGGATGCGACTTATCAGGCAGGAGCCAGAGAGGTTTCGATTATTGAGGAACCGGTTGCAGCAGCTATCGGCGCAGGAATCGACATTTCAAAGGCCTGCGGTAATATGATTGTTGATATTGGAGGAGGAACTTCTGATATTGCCGTTATTTCCCTTGGGGGTACGGTAGTAAGCACCTCCATAAAGGTTGCAGGAGATGATTTTGATGAAGCTCTCGTCCGCTACATGCGAAAGAAGCATAATCTTTTGATTGGAGAGAGAACGGCTGAGGAAATTAAGATCAACATCGGTGCAGCATACAGAAGGCCGGAAGTCCTGACCATGGAGGTCCGGGGACGTAATCTGGTTACGGGTCTTCCAAAGACCATTGTTGTTACTTCTGACGAAACCTTGGATGCATTAAAAGAACCGGCCATGCAGATTGTAGATGCAGTTCATAATGTGCTGGAGCGCACTCCGCCGGAGCTGGCTGCAGATATTTTTGACCGGGGAATTGTGCTTACCGGAGGCGGCTCTCTCTTAAGCGGTCTGGATTCCCTGATCGAAGAAAAGACGGGTATCACCACCATGATCGCAGAGGATCCGTTGACTGCGGTAGCCATTGGAACAGGGAAATTCATTGAATTCTCCCATGGCGGAGATAATAAAACAGAATTTTAA